In the Candidatus Aminicenantes bacterium genome, one interval contains:
- a CDS encoding 4Fe-4S binding protein, with translation MCEFCTQHGEGKAWYLNAKNYSSDLLGDLRRREFIGHFYRQVVEDGNRKISLLEKTLLRGMDLPVIVRKKLTRDMKVNHFGQVLPLEDVDEILAMAKTITRVACGCKWAKEKKEGRLCYGVTMGPPAWYDSLDMDFFGSAELARFENLQRGEAWAAIRDADNKGFVHSVWTFHTPFIGAICNCEKSYCLAMRSNLNLKAPAMFRAEHVAVVDSAACSGCRACLERCPFDAIEYNVAENVCLIDKAKCYGCGVPWHRGNPILSPPLSGRDGPRRPCIARRFAIRYFFKPGRTNSVPAFSEAK, from the coding sequence ATGTGCGAATTTTGCACCCAGCACGGCGAGGGCAAGGCCTGGTACCTCAACGCCAAAAACTACTCCAGCGATCTGCTCGGCGACCTCAGGCGCCGGGAATTCATCGGCCATTTCTACCGCCAGGTGGTGGAGGACGGCAACCGCAAGATCTCGCTGCTGGAGAAGACGCTCCTGCGCGGCATGGACCTGCCCGTCATCGTCCGCAAGAAACTGACCCGCGACATGAAAGTGAACCACTTCGGCCAGGTGCTGCCGCTGGAGGATGTGGACGAGATCCTGGCCATGGCCAAAACCATCACCCGCGTCGCCTGCGGCTGCAAATGGGCCAAGGAGAAGAAGGAGGGCCGCCTCTGCTACGGTGTCACCATGGGGCCGCCCGCCTGGTACGACTCCCTGGACATGGACTTCTTCGGCTCGGCCGAGCTGGCGCGCTTCGAGAACCTGCAGCGCGGGGAAGCGTGGGCCGCCATTCGCGACGCCGACAACAAGGGCTTTGTCCACAGCGTCTGGACCTTCCACACGCCGTTCATCGGCGCCATCTGCAACTGCGAGAAGAGCTACTGCCTGGCCATGCGCTCGAACCTCAACCTGAAGGCGCCGGCCATGTTCCGCGCCGAGCATGTCGCCGTTGTCGACAGCGCCGCCTGCTCGGGCTGTCGCGCCTGCCTGGAACGCTGCCCGTTCGACGCCATCGAGTACAATGTCGCCGAAAATGTTTGCCTGATCGACAAGGCCAAGTGCTACGGCTGCGGCGTGCCCTGGCACCGCGGAAATCCGATCCTGTCGCCGCCGCTATCTGGTAGGGACGGTCCGCGCCGCCCTTGCATTGCCCGGCGCTTTGCCATAAGATATTTTTTTAAGCCGGGACGAACAAACTCGGTGCCCGCTTTTTCGGAGGCAAAATGA
- a CDS encoding amidase: protein MKRKLLNIALLIIMSMPAANACRCGCKDGIPAADPAGTSINLEEITVRQLQQGYQEGRFTIVQVVQSYLQRIEAIDRSGPRLNSIICLNPDALAAAAELDREIQAGKIRGPLHGIPVILKDNIDSRDTMPTTAGATVLRNSYIRNDSWVAKKLRAAGAVILAKANLSEWANFRANISSSGWSGVGGQTHNPYVLDRNPCGSSSGSGVAVSANLCAIAIGTETNGSIVCPANNNGIVGLKPTVGLISRSGIIPISSSQDTAGPMGRSVEDVAICLGALTGIDEADGKTPASLGNYQTDYTPFLKADGLKGKRIGLLKNSAAYHFKVDVLLRQAAAELKSLGAEVIEIEPLPERDMENDSFQVMLYEFKDGLNRYFAGLDAAAQVKDLAGLIEFNKADPIELRYFDQALLEQAQAKGGLETPEYKKALAAMFKAAREDGIDKLLAANKLDALMAPTGAPAWKTDLVDGDHFIGGSSSLAAIAGYPSITVPMGFIDQLPVGVSFTGRAWSEPLLLEIAYAYEQGTKHRRPPKFLVSD from the coding sequence ATGAAAAGAAAATTGTTGAATATAGCGCTTTTAATTATCATGTCCATGCCCGCTGCCAACGCCTGTCGCTGCGGCTGCAAGGATGGGATCCCGGCCGCCGACCCGGCCGGCACCAGCATCAACCTGGAAGAGATCACCGTCCGCCAGCTGCAGCAGGGATACCAGGAGGGGCGCTTCACCATCGTCCAGGTGGTGCAGAGCTACCTGCAGCGCATCGAGGCCATCGACCGCAGCGGCCCCAGGCTCAACTCGATCATCTGCCTCAATCCCGACGCGCTTGCTGCCGCGGCCGAGTTGGACAGGGAGATCCAGGCGGGAAAGATCCGCGGCCCCCTGCACGGCATCCCGGTCATCCTGAAGGATAACATCGACAGTCGGGACACGATGCCGACCACGGCCGGCGCCACCGTGTTGCGGAACTCCTATATCCGCAACGACAGCTGGGTGGCCAAAAAGCTGCGCGCCGCCGGCGCCGTCATCCTGGCCAAGGCCAACCTGAGCGAATGGGCCAATTTCCGCGCCAACATCTCCTCCAGCGGCTGGAGCGGCGTGGGCGGCCAGACGCACAACCCCTATGTGCTGGACCGCAACCCCTGCGGCTCGAGCTCGGGTTCCGGCGTCGCCGTCTCGGCCAACCTCTGCGCCATTGCCATCGGCACCGAGACCAACGGCTCGATCGTCTGCCCGGCCAACAACAACGGCATCGTCGGCCTCAAGCCGACCGTCGGGCTGATCAGCCGTTCCGGCATCATCCCCATCTCCTCAAGCCAGGACACGGCCGGGCCCATGGGGCGCAGCGTCGAGGATGTGGCCATCTGTTTGGGGGCGCTGACCGGTATCGACGAAGCGGATGGCAAGACGCCGGCTTCACTGGGGAATTATCAAACGGATTACACGCCCTTCCTGAAGGCCGACGGCCTGAAAGGCAAGCGCATCGGGCTGCTGAAGAACTCGGCGGCGTACCATTTCAAGGTGGACGTCCTGCTACGCCAGGCGGCCGCCGAGCTGAAAAGCCTCGGGGCCGAGGTGATCGAGATCGAGCCCTTGCCCGAGCGCGACATGGAGAACGACTCCTTCCAGGTCATGCTCTACGAGTTTAAGGACGGGCTCAACAGGTATTTCGCCGGCCTCGACGCCGCGGCGCAGGTCAAGGACCTGGCCGGGCTGATCGAGTTCAACAAGGCCGACCCCATCGAACTGCGCTACTTCGACCAGGCGCTGCTCGAGCAGGCGCAAGCCAAGGGCGGGCTGGAAACGCCCGAGTACAAGAAAGCGCTGGCTGCCATGTTCAAGGCCGCCCGCGAGGACGGCATCGACAAGCTGCTGGCCGCAAACAAGCTCGACGCCCTGATGGCCCCGACCGGCGCCCCGGCCTGGAAGACTGACCTGGTCGACGGCGACCATTTCATCGGCGGCAGCTCGTCTTTGGCGGCCATCGCCGGTTACCCGAGCATCACCGTGCCCATGGGCTTCATCGACCAGCTGCCGGTGGGCGTCTCTTTCACCGGCCGCGCCTGGAGCGAGCCGCTGCTGCTGGAGATCGCCTACGCCTACGAGCAGGGGACGAAGCACCGCCGGCCGCCGAAGTTCCTCGTGTCTGACTGA
- a CDS encoding flavodoxin domain-containing protein produces MNSNVLVAYASKYGATKEIAEKIGQVLKEAGHGVDVLPVDKAADLESYGAVILGSAVYIGGWRKGAAQFLRANEKTLAKKKVWLFSSGPTGKGDPIELVKGWRFPKALQHIADRVQPVDIALFQGAVFAEKLSAVGRWMIKNVKAPLGDFRDWDAITVWAGTIAAKLKLLRNA; encoded by the coding sequence ATGAACAGCAATGTCCTGGTGGCATACGCCAGCAAATACGGGGCGACGAAGGAGATTGCCGAAAAGATCGGCCAGGTCCTGAAGGAAGCAGGCCACGGCGTCGACGTCCTCCCGGTCGACAAGGCGGCCGACCTGGAGTCGTACGGAGCGGTTATCTTGGGCAGCGCCGTGTACATCGGCGGCTGGAGAAAGGGGGCGGCCCAGTTTTTGCGCGCCAACGAGAAAACGCTGGCCAAAAAAAAGGTCTGGCTATTCTCCAGCGGCCCCACCGGCAAGGGCGACCCGATCGAGCTGGTCAAGGGCTGGCGCTTCCCCAAGGCCCTGCAGCACATCGCCGACCGCGTGCAGCCCGTTGACATCGCCCTCTTCCAGGGGGCGGTGTTCGCCGAGAAGCTGAGCGCCGTCGGCCGCTGGATGATTAAAAATGTAAAGGCGCCGCTCGGCGATTTCCGCGACTGGGACGCCATCACCGTCTGGGCGGGGACCATCGCTGCCAAGCTCAAATTACTTCGTAACGCGTAA